One Streptomyces sp. NBC_00554 DNA segment encodes these proteins:
- a CDS encoding cytochrome P450 produces the protein MTTRIALDPFVTDLEGESARLREAGPLAAVELPGEVPVWAVTHHAEAKKLLTDPRLVKDINVWGAWQRGEIAPDWPLIGLANPGRSMLTVDGADHRRMRTLVAQALTPRRVEQMRERIAKLTEGLLDGLPTDADVVDLKADFAYPLPMFVIADLMGIDEAKLPRLKELFEKFFSTQTPPAEVIATLTELAGIMAETVAAKRAEPGDDLTSALLLASEDGDHLTDEEIVSTLQLMVAAGHETTISLIVNAVVNLSLHPDQRALVLSGEADWSAVVEETLRYSTPTSHVLIRFATEDVPVGDKVLPAGDALIVSYGAIGRDEQAHGPTAGAFDITRTSSNRHISFGHGPHVCPGAALSRLEAAVALPALYERFPTLDLAVPPSELRNKPVVTQNDLFGLPVRLTTP, from the coding sequence GGGCGGTCACCCATCACGCCGAGGCGAAGAAGCTGCTGACCGACCCCCGCCTTGTGAAGGACATCAACGTCTGGGGTGCCTGGCAGCGCGGCGAGATAGCCCCGGACTGGCCGCTGATCGGGCTCGCGAACCCCGGCCGTTCGATGCTCACGGTGGACGGTGCGGACCATCGCCGGATGCGGACGCTGGTGGCGCAGGCGCTGACTCCGCGGCGGGTGGAGCAGATGCGGGAGCGGATCGCCAAGCTGACCGAGGGGCTGCTCGACGGCCTGCCGACGGACGCCGATGTCGTCGACCTCAAGGCCGACTTCGCCTACCCGCTCCCCATGTTCGTCATCGCCGACCTCATGGGCATCGACGAGGCGAAGCTTCCCCGTCTCAAGGAGCTCTTCGAGAAGTTCTTCTCCACGCAGACGCCGCCGGCCGAGGTAATCGCCACGCTCACGGAACTCGCGGGCATCATGGCCGAGACGGTCGCGGCCAAGCGCGCCGAACCGGGTGACGACCTCACGTCGGCACTCCTCCTCGCCTCCGAGGACGGCGACCACCTCACCGACGAGGAGATCGTCTCCACCCTCCAGCTGATGGTCGCGGCGGGCCACGAGACGACGATCTCCCTCATCGTCAACGCCGTCGTCAACCTGTCGCTCCACCCCGACCAGCGCGCCCTGGTCCTCTCCGGCGAGGCCGACTGGTCCGCGGTGGTCGAGGAGACCCTTCGCTACTCCACACCCACCTCGCACGTCCTGATCCGCTTCGCGACGGAGGACGTTCCCGTCGGCGACAAGGTGCTCCCCGCGGGAGACGCGCTGATCGTCTCCTACGGAGCGATCGGCCGCGACGAGCAGGCCCACGGCCCGACCGCAGGCGCCTTCGACATCACCCGCACCTCCTCGAACCGCCACATCTCCTTCGGCCACGGCCCACACGTCTGCCCCGGCGCAGCACTCTCCCGCCTCGAGGCGGCAGTAGCCCTCCCGGCCCTGTACGAACGCTTCCCCACCCTCGACCTGGCAGTCCCACCCTCCGAACTCCGCAACAAGCCGGTGGTCACACAGAACGACCTGTTCGGTCTGCCGGTGCGGCTGACGACGCCGTAG